A window of the Hydrogenobacter hydrogenophilus genome harbors these coding sequences:
- a CDS encoding 6-carboxyhexanoate--CoA ligase: MRSVRMRAELDGKHVSGAERVIPHYELERVVAELLKRPKRYDKIVITVERVDNIETIPYSLPIKSYDFESVEQAHNFVVKKLKEIGISEDLVRKALKLLTEGPNPKGGNMRGAVLMDVESGERLEPDQERGIRTSRIDWRNRSAVKEALKERGIKKFYLERLIDALAIATKNIHCGVIAEVCWSDDPEYTTGYIASKDLGYIRIKPMKEENTPIGGRVYFIKRENLQKLIECLEKKVMLIEQLV, encoded by the coding sequence ATGCGTAGTGTTAGGATGAGAGCGGAACTTGACGGAAAGCATGTATCTGGTGCAGAAAGGGTAATACCACACTACGAGCTTGAAAGGGTTGTTGCAGAACTTCTAAAAAGACCCAAAAGGTACGACAAGATAGTCATAACAGTTGAAAGAGTTGATAACATAGAAACCATACCGTACTCCCTTCCTATAAAAAGCTATGACTTTGAGAGTGTAGAACAAGCCCATAACTTTGTAGTAAAAAAACTCAAGGAGATAGGAATAAGTGAAGATTTGGTACGAAAAGCTCTAAAGCTTTTAACGGAAGGACCAAATCCTAAGGGAGGAAACATGAGGGGTGCAGTTTTGATGGATGTAGAAAGCGGAGAAAGGTTAGAGCCAGACCAAGAAAGAGGTATAAGGACATCAAGGATAGATTGGAGAAACCGTAGCGCAGTAAAAGAAGCTTTAAAGGAGAGAGGCATAAAAAAGTTCTATCTTGAGAGGCTTATAGATGCCTTAGCCATAGCTACCAAAAACATACACTGCGGAGTTATAGCAGAAGTATGCTGGAGTGATGACCCAGAGTACACAACAGGATACATAGCAAGCAAGGATCTTGGCTACATAAGGATAAAGCCCATGAAAGAAGAAAACACACCTATAGGTGGAAGGGTCTACTTTATAAAAAGGGAAAACTTACAAAAACTAATAGAGTGTTTGGAAAAAAAAGTTATGCTTATAGAACAGCTTGTATAA
- the murG gene encoding undecaprenyldiphospho-muramoylpentapeptide beta-N-acetylglucosaminyltransferase, with translation MKFYVSGGGTGGHFFPALALIECMLEKGLDVEFVGSKRGIENRLKSSIPCKATFVESYPFVGRSVKDKIKAIVYSLFESLKLTRYIKTAQGGIVFGGYASLPLGMALIVKRKPLYLHEQNSVPSTTNTLLSRFATKVFITFEHSRRFFPKEKVVKTGIPVRKRLLRSHLDKKQVKESFGFDPTKPVLLIIGGSQGAEFLNRLALDVFSHLHLQGIHLTGEKDKEFVSDFYRDKKLPVKVFDFSDKMEYIYTACDVAISRAGASTITELSIFGIPAVFVPFPFSAKDHQFYNAKEIEQMGGGIVLRQEYANLERIIKALEHILANIEDFSKKIKEFANPSACEDILRHIIFNHA, from the coding sequence ATGAAGTTTTATGTATCAGGGGGAGGTACTGGAGGACACTTTTTCCCTGCGCTGGCTCTGATAGAGTGTATGTTGGAGAAGGGTTTAGATGTTGAGTTTGTGGGTTCTAAAAGAGGTATAGAGAATAGGCTCAAGAGCTCAATACCTTGCAAGGCAACTTTTGTAGAATCTTACCCTTTTGTAGGAAGAAGCGTAAAAGATAAGATAAAAGCTATAGTGTACTCCCTGTTTGAAAGTTTGAAGCTAACAAGATACATAAAAACCGCGCAAGGTGGCATAGTTTTTGGCGGTTATGCAAGCCTACCCTTAGGTATGGCACTAATCGTAAAAAGAAAGCCTCTTTACCTACACGAGCAGAACTCTGTTCCCAGCACTACCAACACGCTTCTTAGCAGGTTTGCCACTAAGGTGTTTATCACCTTTGAACACTCAAGGCGCTTTTTTCCCAAAGAAAAGGTGGTAAAGACAGGTATTCCCGTAAGAAAGAGATTACTAAGAAGTCATCTTGACAAAAAGCAAGTAAAAGAGTCTTTTGGTTTTGATCCTACAAAGCCAGTGCTTCTGATAATAGGAGGAAGTCAGGGAGCTGAATTCCTTAACCGCTTAGCTCTTGATGTGTTTTCTCACCTTCACCTTCAGGGTATTCACTTAACAGGAGAAAAAGATAAAGAGTTCGTATCGGATTTTTACAGAGATAAAAAACTACCCGTCAAGGTCTTTGACTTCAGCGACAAGATGGAGTATATATATACTGCATGCGATGTGGCCATCTCAAGAGCAGGAGCAAGTACCATAACAGAGCTTTCCATATTTGGCATACCTGCTGTTTTTGTGCCTTTTCCTTTTTCCGCAAAAGACCACCAATTTTACAACGCTAAGGAGATAGAGCAGATGGGAGGAGGTATAGTCCTAAGACAGGAATACGCTAACCTTGAAAGGATCATTAAGGCTCTTGAACACATTCTTGCTAACATAGAAGACTTTTCAAAAAAGATAAAGGAGTTTGCCAATCCAAGCGCCTGTGAGGACATACTAAGGCATATAATTTTTAATCATGCGTAG
- the gltX gene encoding glutamate--tRNA ligase, whose translation MVITRFAPSPTGYLHLGNARTAIFSYLFARHHNGKFILRIEDTDLERSTKEFEETLIEDLLWLGLEWDEFYRQSERFDIYRQYAQKLIELGHAYPCFCSPEELEEERQRAVEKGVAYRYSGKCRVLSQEEVEYLKSIGKPYTIRFKVPHSQDVVFEDIIRGHISINTDDFGDFVIVRSDGTPTYNFVVVIDDALMGITHVIRGEDHIPNTPKQILIYRALGFSLPQFAHLPVILGEDRSKLSKRHGAVSVKNYREDGYLPEAMLNYLCLLGWSPPQEGREIYTKQELIELFDIKDVNTSPAVFSKEKLKWMNGVYIRQVLDIETLIDRIIPFLESAGYQVEDRNYLRKVLEKTRDSFETLKEAVERLRPFFVDEFELSEELWNELENAKAYDILSLLLKKIKERELNAQSIKEIAKEVQKELNVKAKDVWHLLRIALTGQLQGVGVDIMCDVLPKDRVLKRIERLLQKIA comes from the coding sequence ATGGTGATAACAAGATTTGCTCCAAGTCCCACTGGATACCTGCACCTTGGTAATGCAAGGACCGCTATTTTCAGCTATCTCTTTGCACGCCACCATAATGGTAAGTTCATCCTTAGGATAGAAGACACGGATTTGGAAAGGTCAACAAAGGAATTTGAAGAAACGCTCATTGAAGACCTCCTCTGGTTAGGCTTAGAGTGGGATGAGTTTTACAGGCAGTCAGAAAGGTTTGACATATACAGACAGTACGCTCAAAAGCTCATAGAGTTGGGTCATGCCTACCCGTGCTTTTGCTCTCCCGAGGAATTAGAAGAAGAAAGGCAAAGGGCAGTAGAAAAGGGAGTGGCATACAGGTATTCGGGAAAGTGCAGGGTTTTATCACAAGAAGAGGTAGAGTATCTAAAAAGCATTGGAAAGCCCTACACCATACGCTTTAAAGTGCCTCACAGTCAGGATGTAGTCTTTGAGGACATCATCAGAGGACACATATCCATAAACACAGATGATTTTGGAGACTTTGTGATAGTAAGAAGTGATGGAACACCCACCTACAACTTTGTGGTGGTCATAGACGACGCTCTTATGGGTATAACACATGTCATTAGGGGAGAGGACCACATACCCAACACACCCAAACAGATCCTCATATACAGAGCCTTAGGTTTTTCTTTACCGCAGTTTGCCCACCTTCCTGTGATCCTTGGTGAGGACAGAAGCAAGCTCTCCAAAAGGCACGGTGCGGTATCGGTAAAAAACTACAGAGAGGATGGCTATCTTCCTGAAGCCATGCTCAATTACCTCTGCCTTTTGGGTTGGTCTCCTCCACAGGAGGGCAGGGAGATATACACAAAGCAGGAGCTCATAGAACTCTTTGACATCAAAGATGTAAATACTTCCCCCGCTGTTTTTAGCAAAGAAAAGCTAAAGTGGATGAACGGTGTTTATATAAGGCAGGTTTTGGACATAGAAACTCTCATAGATAGGATCATTCCTTTTCTTGAATCTGCAGGCTACCAAGTAGAAGACAGAAATTACCTAAGGAAGGTGCTTGAAAAAACCAGAGACTCTTTTGAAACACTAAAAGAAGCGGTTGAGAGGCTCAGGCCTTTCTTTGTGGATGAGTTTGAACTCTCAGAGGAGCTTTGGAACGAACTTGAGAACGCAAAGGCGTATGATATACTTTCCCTGCTGTTGAAAAAGATAAAAGAGAGAGAACTAAATGCTCAAAGCATAAAGGAGATAGCCAAAGAAGTCCAAAAAGAATTGAATGTGAAGGCAAAGGATGTGTGGCACTTACTAAGAATAGCCCTCACAGGACAGTTGCAGGGTGTAGGTGTGGACATAATGTGCGATGTACTACCAAAGGATAGAGTCCTAAAGAGAATAGAAAGGCTCCTTCAGAAGATAGCATGA
- the dnaN gene encoding DNA polymerase III subunit beta, whose amino-acid sequence MKFSVDREEFLSALSKAKSATEKKSALPVLNNFLLQAQEDTITIKATDLENFLSFTVKADVSQEGSIAVNADKLTSVVKALSSAFVHGELKEGKLSITGGRSTFRLTALEPEDFPEFPQVVVSAQLSARELAKAIDKTEYAISKEDTRYALQGMYIHEHKGKTHFVGSDGHRLALYFSSASFPLELLLPRKSLKVIEGLLKGSIGEVLAGKDESFAHLKGEEWELSVRLLEGDYPDYLSVIPQSFSAEILVDKDEFLGCLKRLSAIAESSAFPVKLSFQDHLAILEISEPEYGEGRDEMEVDYTGEPIELGFNGKYLVEALESFDVKKVWVKIVDPDTAVVIESEDKEKDPYLCLVMPMRI is encoded by the coding sequence ATGAAATTTTCAGTAGACAGGGAGGAGTTTCTTTCTGCACTTTCTAAGGCAAAGTCCGCAACAGAGAAAAAGTCCGCCCTTCCTGTGCTCAACAACTTCCTCTTGCAAGCTCAAGAAGACACCATTACCATTAAAGCAACAGACCTTGAGAACTTCCTCAGCTTTACCGTAAAAGCTGATGTATCACAGGAGGGTTCTATTGCTGTCAATGCGGATAAACTAACCAGTGTTGTGAAGGCTCTGAGTTCTGCTTTTGTGCACGGAGAACTCAAGGAGGGAAAGCTGTCCATAACAGGTGGTAGAAGCACCTTCCGTCTTACCGCTCTTGAGCCAGAGGACTTCCCTGAGTTTCCTCAGGTGGTGGTTTCCGCACAACTGTCCGCCCGTGAGCTGGCTAAAGCTATAGATAAGACGGAGTATGCCATATCAAAGGAAGACACCAGGTACGCTCTTCAAGGTATGTACATACACGAACACAAAGGGAAAACTCACTTTGTAGGCTCTGATGGACACAGGCTAGCGCTGTATTTTAGCTCTGCAAGCTTTCCCCTTGAACTTTTGCTTCCCAGAAAAAGCCTTAAGGTGATAGAAGGGCTTTTAAAAGGTAGTATAGGTGAGGTGCTTGCAGGCAAAGATGAGTCTTTTGCCCACCTAAAAGGTGAAGAATGGGAGCTTTCTGTTAGGCTCTTGGAAGGAGATTATCCAGATTATCTGAGCGTTATACCTCAAAGTTTTAGTGCTGAGATCTTAGTTGATAAAGATGAGTTCTTGGGGTGTCTCAAGCGCCTTTCTGCCATAGCGGAGAGCTCTGCCTTTCCTGTAAAGTTGAGCTTTCAAGACCACCTTGCCATCCTTGAGATATCCGAACCTGAATATGGGGAAGGAAGGGACGAGATGGAGGTAGATTATACCGGAGAGCCTATAGAACTTGGTTTCAACGGGAAGTATCTTGTAGAAGCGTTAGAAAGTTTTGATGTAAAAAAAGTCTGGGTAAAGATAGTTGACCCAGATACCGCTGTAGTAATAGAGAGTGAGGACAAAGAGAAAGATCCTTACCTCTGCCTTGTGATGCCTATGAGGATCTAA
- the purC gene encoding phosphoribosylaminoimidazolesuccinocarboxamide synthase, with protein sequence MEKVYEGKAKIVYKHQDPDKYILYFKDTATAFDATKKAEIAGKGELNNTISSLIFELLEKKGIRTHFIRKLSQREMLVWRARRFDVEVVVRNLSAGSLCKRLGIEEGKVLSKPLVEFFYKRDELHDPLLCYEHIILLGLLKEEQISILKGMALKTNQILVEFFKEHGLLLVDFKLEFGELPDGNIGIVDEISPDTCRLWDLKTGEKLDKDRFRFDLGDLTEGYKKVLERIQTL encoded by the coding sequence ATGGAAAAAGTTTATGAAGGTAAAGCCAAGATAGTTTATAAACACCAAGATCCAGATAAGTACATTCTTTACTTTAAGGATACCGCCACCGCCTTTGATGCTACTAAAAAAGCAGAAATAGCTGGGAAGGGAGAGCTCAACAACACTATATCCAGCCTTATCTTTGAACTTCTTGAAAAGAAGGGTATAAGGACGCACTTTATCCGGAAGCTTTCCCAGAGGGAGATGCTCGTGTGGAGGGCAAGGAGGTTTGATGTAGAAGTAGTTGTCAGAAATCTTTCTGCAGGGAGTCTTTGCAAAAGATTGGGTATAGAAGAGGGAAAAGTCCTTAGCAAACCTCTTGTGGAGTTCTTTTATAAGAGGGACGAGCTTCACGATCCCCTCCTTTGCTACGAACATATTATCCTTCTTGGTCTTTTAAAGGAGGAACAGATAAGCATCCTAAAGGGCATGGCTTTAAAGACTAATCAGATACTTGTGGAATTTTTCAAAGAGCATGGGCTTTTGCTTGTAGACTTTAAACTTGAGTTTGGAGAATTGCCTGATGGAAACATAGGTATAGTAGACGAGATATCTCCAGACACATGCAGGCTTTGGGACTTAAAAACTGGAGAGAAGCTTGACAAGGACAGATTCAGGTTTGATTTAGGAGACCTAACAGAAGGTTATAAAAAAGTGCTTGAGAGAATTCAAACACTATAA
- the gcvPB gene encoding aminomethyl-transferring glycine dehydrogenase subunit GcvPB, whose amino-acid sequence MKLIFELSRKGRKGYSLPVLDVPEINLEDYLGDYFRQELNFPQVSELDVIRHYTNLSKLNYSVDTNFYPLGSCSMKYNPKICEELSRWEEFASIHPMTPEEFAQGSLEIIYKLKELLKELGGFSEVCLQPAAGAQGELLGLLLIRAYHRDRGKEHKRKILIPDSAHGTNPASAVICGFEVITVKSDANGELDWKDFSEKLDEDTAGLMITNPNTLGIFERKIKDMADALHEKGALLYMDGANFNALVGIAKPGLWGVDVMHFNLHKTFGTPHGGGGPGGGALGVSEKLKPYLPVPQVEFDGERYFLNWENPKSVGKVLAYFGHFGVMLRALAYILIYGQEISNVAKYAVLNARYLRHLLKDQLVDPYKHVPCMHEFVLSASNLAKYDVRAIDVAKALLDYGFYAPTVYFPLIVKEALMIEPTETESIDTLEAFAKALEEIIKCAKENPQKIKSAPEKTPVRRIKEAEANRNPVLRYPFRSS is encoded by the coding sequence ATGAAGTTGATCTTTGAACTTTCAAGGAAAGGAAGGAAGGGTTATTCTTTACCTGTTTTAGATGTGCCTGAGATAAACTTAGAAGATTACTTAGGAGATTACTTTAGGCAGGAGCTTAACTTTCCCCAAGTTTCTGAGCTTGATGTAATAAGACACTACACTAACCTTTCCAAACTTAACTATTCTGTAGATACTAACTTTTATCCCCTTGGCTCTTGTAGTATGAAGTACAATCCCAAAATATGTGAGGAGCTCTCCAGGTGGGAGGAGTTCGCGAGCATTCATCCCATGACACCAGAAGAGTTCGCTCAAGGTAGCCTTGAGATCATTTACAAACTAAAAGAACTTCTCAAAGAGCTTGGAGGTTTTTCTGAGGTTTGTCTTCAGCCTGCTGCTGGTGCTCAAGGTGAGCTTTTGGGTCTTCTTCTAATAAGGGCTTACCACAGAGATAGAGGCAAAGAACACAAAAGAAAAATACTCATACCTGACTCTGCGCACGGGACTAACCCAGCATCTGCTGTCATATGCGGTTTTGAGGTGATCACGGTAAAAAGCGATGCCAACGGTGAGCTTGATTGGAAAGACTTTTCTGAAAAACTGGACGAGGATACCGCAGGGCTTATGATAACAAATCCCAACACCCTGGGTATCTTTGAAAGAAAGATAAAAGACATGGCGGATGCTCTGCACGAAAAGGGTGCCCTTCTTTACATGGACGGTGCCAACTTTAACGCTCTTGTAGGTATTGCCAAGCCGGGTTTATGGGGTGTAGATGTGATGCATTTTAACCTTCATAAGACCTTTGGTACCCCCCATGGCGGTGGTGGTCCTGGTGGAGGCGCTCTTGGTGTTTCTGAAAAGCTAAAGCCCTATTTACCTGTGCCTCAGGTGGAGTTTGATGGCGAGAGGTATTTTTTAAACTGGGAAAATCCAAAAAGTGTAGGGAAAGTGCTTGCATACTTTGGACATTTTGGAGTTATGTTAAGAGCCCTTGCTTACATACTTATATACGGTCAGGAAATAAGTAATGTTGCCAAGTACGCAGTTTTAAATGCAAGATATCTCAGACATCTTTTGAAGGATCAGCTCGTAGATCCATACAAGCATGTGCCCTGTATGCACGAGTTTGTTCTTTCTGCCAGTAATCTTGCTAAATACGATGTGAGAGCTATAGATGTAGCCAAGGCTCTTTTGGACTATGGTTTTTACGCTCCTACTGTTTATTTCCCTCTAATAGTTAAGGAAGCTCTTATGATAGAGCCTACAGAGACAGAAAGCATAGATACACTTGAAGCTTTCGCAAAGGCTTTAGAGGAGATCATCAAGTGCGCAAAAGAAAATCCTCAGAAGATAAAATCGGCACCAGAAAAAACACCGGTCAGAAGGATAAAGGAAGCAGAAGCCAACAGAAACCCCGTACTTAGATACCCTTTTAGATCCTCATAG
- a CDS encoding CBS domain-containing protein: MEKVIVLEEGADLDALSCAYGVQLLYPDSKLLRPKQLSKKAGEVFRDFKDFFRIIEELPPEFDLILVDTSNYKEYLEKLKGRVRSVIVYDHHPTKLECCEGKVEQVGSATTLVVEELMSRNVDITAESATLLSFGIYEDTGFLSYEGTTSRDARAIAWLLEKGANLRLIRKYLLDTWSKEQIDTLSKHLHSMESLFLNGKRVLIVVLKSEDYQPDVLNILYELREVKSADALFVIVSAGYKTYVFGRSIKGEFDVESVLERLGGGGHSFASAVKLEGVDAERVKSVLTSLLEGKNPPLRVKDVMTSPPFVLHQDTPVSNALLELSQRNFAGAPVVDDSGKLVGIVYKKNLLKVAKHYPYGRVKDFMVVDFHQLSPEDFIWKAEEILSHYGEKLIPVVENSNLVGVITRLDLLYSIREQTAEIKAHEKVIKLPTHVEETAKQVGTIAQELGFRAYLVGGVVRDILLKKEVWDIDFVIEGDAIKVAQRLAEKHGVDYHPFEEFRTAHIKVNGLKLEFATTRRETYPHPGAYPLVEYAGLKEDLLRRDFTINAMAVCVNPDCFGTLIDYFGGLRDLKDKLIRVLHPLSFVEDPVRILRALRFAGRLGFKLSKSTEKLLINAVSAGLIAKAPKGRLMNELRLALREERIFEILELYKKYGVLEHVLVGIRWSPQLEKKLLSLRDVIAWHRIEFPKEKIDYGWVYLLVLLEESEKGMDFLVDISAPAWVRETYEDIKKNKKELTKKLLSAQKNSEIYLLLKNKPLPFLLILMTEEDIKEKVRVYLEKLRSVKVDLEKFKGLSGRQLGKAIEEEKMKLMDAL, from the coding sequence ATGGAAAAAGTGATAGTTTTAGAAGAGGGTGCGGACCTTGATGCTCTGTCATGTGCCTATGGGGTGCAACTTCTTTACCCTGATAGCAAACTTTTAAGACCCAAACAGCTTTCCAAAAAAGCAGGTGAGGTTTTCAGGGACTTTAAGGATTTTTTCAGGATCATAGAGGAACTTCCACCAGAGTTTGACCTAATACTCGTGGACACTTCTAACTATAAGGAATACCTTGAAAAGCTAAAGGGGAGGGTCAGGAGTGTGATAGTGTATGACCACCATCCTACAAAGCTTGAATGTTGTGAGGGAAAAGTGGAGCAAGTAGGAAGTGCTACCACCTTAGTGGTTGAAGAACTAATGTCAAGGAACGTGGATATAACTGCTGAGTCCGCAACCCTTTTGAGCTTTGGTATATACGAAGACACAGGTTTTTTGAGCTATGAGGGGACCACTTCAAGGGATGCAAGGGCTATAGCTTGGCTTCTTGAAAAGGGCGCAAACCTTAGGCTCATACGCAAGTACCTTTTGGATACTTGGAGCAAAGAGCAGATAGATACCCTTTCTAAACACTTACATTCCATGGAATCTTTGTTTTTAAACGGAAAGAGAGTTCTCATAGTGGTTTTAAAGTCTGAGGATTACCAACCAGATGTGCTTAACATCCTTTATGAACTCAGGGAAGTAAAGTCTGCAGATGCTCTTTTTGTTATAGTATCTGCAGGCTACAAAACATATGTGTTTGGGAGGAGTATAAAGGGAGAGTTTGATGTGGAGAGTGTTCTTGAAAGATTGGGTGGTGGGGGGCATTCCTTTGCGAGCGCTGTAAAGTTAGAAGGGGTTGACGCAGAAAGGGTAAAATCTGTGCTTACATCCTTACTTGAAGGGAAAAATCCTCCTCTGAGGGTAAAGGATGTGATGACATCTCCACCCTTTGTGCTCCATCAGGACACTCCAGTCTCAAATGCCTTGCTGGAACTTTCCCAAAGGAACTTTGCTGGCGCACCTGTGGTGGATGATAGTGGCAAATTAGTAGGTATAGTTTACAAAAAGAACCTTCTAAAAGTAGCAAAGCACTATCCTTATGGGCGCGTTAAGGACTTTATGGTTGTGGATTTTCATCAGCTTTCACCAGAAGACTTTATATGGAAGGCAGAAGAGATCCTATCCCATTATGGGGAAAAACTCATACCGGTAGTGGAAAACTCTAACTTAGTAGGTGTGATCACAAGGCTTGACCTTCTTTACAGTATTAGAGAGCAAACTGCAGAGATTAAGGCTCACGAAAAGGTAATAAAACTACCCACACATGTGGAAGAAACAGCTAAACAGGTGGGCACAATAGCGCAGGAGCTTGGTTTTAGGGCTTATCTGGTGGGAGGTGTAGTGAGGGACATACTCCTAAAAAAAGAAGTTTGGGACATAGACTTTGTAATTGAAGGAGACGCTATAAAGGTGGCACAAAGACTCGCAGAAAAACACGGAGTAGACTACCATCCTTTTGAAGAGTTCCGCACCGCTCACATAAAGGTCAATGGTCTAAAACTGGAATTTGCCACCACCAGAAGGGAAACATACCCTCACCCTGGTGCATACCCCCTTGTGGAATACGCAGGACTCAAAGAAGATCTTCTGCGTAGGGATTTTACCATAAACGCCATGGCAGTTTGTGTAAATCCCGACTGCTTTGGCACTTTGATAGATTACTTTGGTGGGCTCAGAGACCTCAAGGACAAACTCATAAGGGTGCTCCACCCTCTGAGCTTTGTAGAAGACCCAGTGAGGATTCTAAGAGCCTTGCGTTTTGCCGGCAGATTGGGATTTAAGCTATCAAAAAGCACGGAAAAACTCCTCATAAACGCAGTATCAGCAGGGCTTATAGCAAAAGCTCCCAAAGGTAGGCTTATGAACGAACTACGCTTAGCTCTCAGAGAGGAAAGAATCTTTGAGATACTTGAGCTTTACAAAAAGTACGGCGTGTTGGAGCATGTTCTTGTAGGAATAAGGTGGTCACCTCAGCTTGAAAAAAAACTTCTCAGCCTAAGAGATGTAATAGCATGGCACAGAATAGAGTTTCCCAAAGAAAAGATAGATTACGGGTGGGTTTATCTTCTTGTCCTGCTTGAAGAGAGTGAAAAAGGTATGGATTTTTTGGTGGACATAAGTGCTCCTGCTTGGGTAAGAGAAACTTACGAGGACATAAAGAAGAACAAAAAGGAACTCACAAAAAAGCTCTTGAGTGCACAGAAAAACTCAGAAATATACCTTCTGCTAAAGAATAAACCCCTACCTTTCCTGCTTATTTTGATGACGGAAGAAGACATAAAGGAAAAAGTAAGGGTATACCTTGAAAAACTGCGATCTGTAAAAGTTGATTTGGAGAAGTTCAAAGGTTTAAGTGGAAGACAGTTGGGAAAAGCCATAGAAGAGGAAAAGATGAAGCTCATGGATGCCTTATAA
- a CDS encoding HU family DNA-binding protein has protein sequence MTKAELVSAVAKGAGITKKQADAALKAAISAIAGSLKKGERVAIPGFGIFTVRKRAARKGRNPRTGAVINIPARKVVTFRPAKDLRESIK, from the coding sequence ATGACAAAGGCTGAGCTTGTTTCTGCAGTTGCAAAGGGAGCGGGCATAACCAAGAAGCAGGCAGATGCCGCTCTAAAAGCTGCCATATCTGCCATAGCAGGGTCCCTAAAGAAGGGGGAAAGGGTCGCCATACCCGGCTTTGGTATATTTACTGTAAGGAAAAGGGCAGCAAGGAAGGGGAGGAATCCCAGAACTGGCGCAGTCATCAACATACCAGCCAGAAAGGTGGTAACCTTCAGGCCTGCCAAGGACCTTAGGGAATCCATAAAGTAA
- a CDS encoding OmpP1/FadL family transporter, giving the protein MRKALLLGALMGFTGLSFATNGDNLIGVSPASRGMGGIGVGMPVGPTDSIFRNPAWMSYYKGFNLSFGGILFMPHVKAKTNVTPMGPMNPPAEATSDAKVFVVPEVGIVHQINDKLTFGIGAFGVSGMGVDYRNKDPRLANMHTTLQFMRVIPALAYKINDAISVSGAIHLAYGSLDMGANMCQPFTTTCWNAGGGQSQTYGIGAQIGLAYNMGDFVFAGLTYQSPVEMKYKRVFDTNGDGRFEDLKLTQPQEFAFGVGIKPMQNLKVGMDIRWINWKNAKGYKNFQWKDQWVIAIGGEYRPIPKLALRAGYNYGKSPIRGGAKNLMNANNIPNFSAPFSDFNIAYFNLVGFPAITEQHITLGLGYEFTNTFSVDLAYKHAFEKSVSATDNAGFGFIVQGKNAQDAVSVGLNWKF; this is encoded by the coding sequence ATGAGAAAGGCTCTACTTTTGGGCGCACTTATGGGTTTCACGGGTTTGTCCTTTGCCACTAACGGAGATAACCTTATAGGAGTTTCGCCTGCCTCAAGGGGTATGGGCGGTATAGGTGTGGGTATGCCTGTAGGACCCACAGACAGCATCTTTAGAAACCCAGCATGGATGAGCTACTATAAAGGCTTTAATCTTAGCTTTGGTGGAATACTCTTTATGCCTCATGTCAAAGCAAAAACCAATGTGACTCCTATGGGTCCAATGAATCCACCTGCAGAAGCTACAAGTGATGCAAAGGTCTTTGTTGTACCAGAGGTGGGTATAGTTCATCAAATTAATGACAAACTTACCTTTGGTATAGGAGCTTTCGGTGTATCTGGTATGGGTGTAGATTACAGAAACAAGGACCCCAGACTTGCCAATATGCACACTACACTGCAGTTTATGAGAGTTATACCAGCCCTTGCCTACAAGATAAACGACGCTATTTCCGTGTCAGGTGCTATACACTTAGCTTATGGCTCTCTTGACATGGGAGCAAACATGTGCCAACCTTTTACCACAACTTGTTGGAACGCGGGAGGTGGACAATCACAGACTTACGGTATAGGTGCTCAGATAGGTCTTGCCTACAACATGGGAGACTTTGTGTTTGCAGGTCTGACATATCAAAGCCCAGTAGAGATGAAGTACAAGAGGGTTTTTGACACCAACGGTGATGGAAGATTTGAAGACCTAAAGCTAACACAACCACAGGAGTTTGCCTTTGGTGTAGGTATAAAACCCATGCAAAACCTTAAGGTAGGCATGGACATACGCTGGATAAACTGGAAGAATGCAAAAGGCTACAAGAACTTTCAGTGGAAAGACCAGTGGGTCATAGCCATAGGTGGTGAGTACAGACCCATTCCCAAGCTTGCTCTAAGGGCAGGCTATAACTACGGTAAGTCCCCTATAAGAGGTGGTGCTAAAAACCTTATGAACGCCAACAACATACCCAACTTCTCTGCACCTTTCAGCGATTTCAACATTGCTTACTTTAACCTTGTTGGTTTTCCAGCCATTACCGAACAGCACATAACCTTAGGTTTGGGTTATGAGTTTACAAATACCTTTAGTGTGGACCTCGCTTACAAGCATGCCTTTGAAAAGAGTGTTAGCGCAACAGACAACGCTGGTTTTGGTTTTATAGTACAGGGTAAAAATGCACAGGATGCAGTATCTGTTGGCTTAAACTGGAAGTTCTAA